The following coding sequences lie in one Tichowtungia aerotolerans genomic window:
- a CDS encoding IS3 family transposase (programmed frameshift) has product MKRKRYTEEQIVYALKQAENGEKIAELCRSMGVSEATFYNWRKKYKGLGVSEVRELRMLRDENRKLKQLVADLSLDKHILQEVIAKKALKPARKRELAEGACDAYGLSGRRACGLFELSRTTFFYKAKPRDDEALRLRIKELAAKRVRFGYRRIHVLLRREGWEINHKRVYRVYMEENLAVRTKPRKKLANRPRVPLEQAAGPNEQWSMDFVMDRTEDGRHFRILTVVDNFSRECLALYADRSITGEKVASCLNGVANQRGYPKSIRVDNGSEFYSRSMDAWTYHHEVAMEFIRPGKPTENGYIESFNGKLRDECLNVELFFGVDDARDKLAAWKKDYNEQRPHKSLDNKTPTEYIGAWMEASALPTLLRRREGTQRTQQLLEAVF; this is encoded by the exons ATGAAGCGGAAGAGATACACAGAGGAACAGATCGTATATGCCCTGAAGCAGGCGGAGAACGGCGAGAAGATAGCCGAACTATGCCGGTCGATGGGAGTCAGTGAGGCCACGTTTTACAACTGGCGCAAGAAGTACAAGGGGCTTGGAGTAAGCGAGGTGCGGGAGTTACGCATGTTACGTGATGAAAACCGCAAGTTGAAGCAGCTCGTAGCCGACCTGAGTCTGGACAAGCACATCTTGCAGGAGGTCATTGCAA AAAAAGCTCTGAAGCCTGCACGGAAGCGCGAACTGGCCGAGGGGGCATGTGATGCATACGGACTCTCGGGCCGCCGGGCGTGCGGGCTTTTTGAGTTAAGCCGGACCACCTTTTTCTACAAAGCGAAGCCTCGGGACGATGAGGCGCTTCGTCTGCGGATTAAGGAACTGGCCGCTAAACGTGTCCGGTTCGGTTACCGGCGCATTCATGTTCTGTTGCGCCGGGAAGGATGGGAGATTAATCACAAAAGAGTCTATCGGGTCTACATGGAGGAAAACCTTGCCGTTCGCACGAAACCCCGTAAAAAGTTGGCGAACCGGCCTCGTGTTCCTCTTGAGCAGGCTGCCGGGCCCAACGAGCAATGGAGTATGGACTTTGTGATGGATCGCACCGAGGACGGGCGTCACTTCAGGATACTGACGGTAGTCGATAACTTTAGTCGGGAATGCCTGGCGCTATATGCTGACCGATCCATCACCGGTGAAAAGGTCGCGTCTTGTCTGAACGGAGTGGCTAATCAACGCGGTTATCCCAAAAGCATTCGTGTGGACAACGGAAGCGAGTTTTACTCCAGGTCGATGGATGCCTGGACATATCATCATGAGGTCGCCATGGAGTTTATCCGACCGGGTAAGCCGACCGAAAATGGATACATCGAAAGCTTCAACGGAAAGTTGAGGGATGAATGTTTGAATGTGGAGCTTTTCTTCGGAGTGGACGATGCCCGTGATAAACTCGCAGCATGGAAAAAAGATTACAATGAGCAGCGACCGCATAAGTCGCTTGATAACAAGACTCCGACGGAATATATAGGTGCGTGGATGGAGGCGTCCGCGCTTCCCACCCTCCTCCGGAGGAGGGAGGGAACCCAGAGAACACAGCAACTATTAGAAGCCGTATTTTAG
- a CDS encoding alpha-mannosidase: protein MESKKTAIVVAHTHWDREWRYPIWKNRSLLIEFMDWLLDILETDPEYGGFLLDGQTVCIADYLEMRPEKRERIAAQVKAGKLAIGPWYTLPDLFPIAGECLVRNLLKGIRFAEELGGYNPIAYHTFGWGQTAQFPQIYQDIGIHYAVAAKKVSHERAPHCEFLWTAPDGSQLLTSRLGVFTRQNGYFYLHFPVRLNNIYDENQYAWKWGESGICYHRADEELHENDYFRIDHEDGYYKENVKNAAQRTWDNMDETLVGDWRILMCGCDFSTPNPYLPQMIKDCNEVLPDIDFRMGSLQEYFQGLEKRIDRAEIPAVNGELRDGEPCGASANALATRIHIKQLNKKVENVMIRRTEPLAASLMMLGDVYPTAFLARGWDYLLKAHPHDSINGVTQDKTVEDNLYRLNQALEIGETVYEDCVAGLLKRIDFSAYDKQDTLLLLHNSQPRAIHEILPVVIDTPQEENVWAVGVEDIDGAPLAVQAISRDEHKQPVHDIEARPWPFYVDRHHLYLDTGDIPAGGYKVVRVVAERTFWRDEEWWPAMRKSAGKDIGQGTRSLENEFLKVTVNADGTFDLTDKSTDRVIPGMHYFEDDGDTGDYWAYYPPYGNQVISSRGFNSRIWMEDNGPLSATIGIETCMQIPARAEYGTAKIQGYGRRSDELVDLKIVSRITLNRGCRHLKVKTSIDNRARDHRVRLMIPTDIRTDFSDAAGHFIVDRRGAVHECDADGTFYPEMALRPQGIFASVSDGDIGLSVLNNCLTEFQLMTDDRGTIALTLLRAIRNRICTESRISSEFPNKLGSQMLQTVDYEYAVYPHRGDWQQANVFAEADALNAKPAAVQVSNSGGGDLSPSAGFYSIENETLVLSSVKKAEDRNSLVLRLYNPTKELQTGAVTFGFPLERVWKINLNEVRGNELPVKAGTVSLSVPSGKIVTLEVESKGSAQ, encoded by the coding sequence ATGGAGTCAAAGAAGACAGCCATTGTTGTCGCGCATACGCATTGGGATCGGGAGTGGCGATATCCGATCTGGAAGAACCGGTCGCTGCTGATTGAGTTTATGGATTGGCTGTTGGATATTCTCGAAACCGATCCGGAGTACGGCGGTTTTCTGCTCGACGGCCAGACCGTATGTATCGCGGACTATCTGGAGATGCGTCCGGAGAAACGCGAGCGGATTGCCGCACAGGTCAAGGCCGGTAAACTGGCGATTGGGCCTTGGTATACGCTGCCGGATCTCTTTCCGATTGCGGGGGAATGCCTGGTGAGGAACCTGCTGAAAGGCATCCGTTTTGCAGAAGAGCTTGGTGGATACAATCCGATTGCCTATCACACGTTCGGTTGGGGGCAGACCGCCCAGTTCCCGCAGATTTATCAGGATATAGGCATTCACTATGCCGTGGCGGCCAAAAAAGTGTCGCATGAGCGTGCGCCGCACTGTGAGTTCCTGTGGACTGCTCCGGACGGATCACAGCTGCTGACATCGCGCCTCGGTGTGTTCACCCGTCAGAACGGTTATTTTTATCTTCATTTTCCGGTTCGACTGAACAATATCTATGATGAGAACCAGTATGCCTGGAAGTGGGGTGAAAGCGGAATCTGTTACCATCGGGCCGATGAGGAACTGCATGAGAACGACTATTTTCGAATTGATCACGAGGACGGATATTACAAAGAAAATGTAAAGAATGCAGCCCAGCGCACTTGGGACAATATGGACGAAACGCTGGTTGGAGACTGGCGGATTCTGATGTGCGGCTGCGATTTTTCTACGCCGAATCCTTACCTGCCGCAAATGATTAAAGATTGCAACGAAGTACTGCCGGACATTGACTTCCGGATGGGCTCGCTTCAGGAATATTTTCAAGGATTGGAAAAACGAATTGATCGGGCCGAGATTCCGGCAGTTAACGGCGAACTGCGCGACGGGGAACCCTGCGGGGCATCTGCCAATGCATTGGCGACGAGGATTCACATTAAGCAGCTGAATAAAAAAGTGGAAAACGTGATGATCCGCCGCACGGAACCGTTGGCGGCATCGCTGATGATGCTGGGCGACGTGTATCCGACGGCATTCCTGGCCAGGGGCTGGGACTATCTCCTGAAAGCTCATCCGCACGATTCGATCAATGGAGTCACACAGGACAAAACAGTCGAAGACAACCTGTACCGCCTCAATCAGGCGCTGGAAATCGGGGAAACTGTTTATGAAGATTGCGTGGCCGGACTGCTGAAACGGATTGATTTCTCAGCTTATGATAAACAGGACACCCTGCTTCTGCTGCACAATTCGCAGCCGCGTGCGATTCACGAAATTCTTCCGGTGGTGATCGATACGCCCCAGGAGGAAAATGTTTGGGCGGTCGGCGTTGAGGACATCGACGGAGCACCGCTGGCGGTGCAGGCGATTTCCCGCGACGAGCACAAACAGCCGGTGCACGACATTGAGGCGCGTCCGTGGCCATTCTATGTTGATCGACATCATCTCTATCTGGATACCGGGGATATTCCGGCTGGCGGTTACAAAGTGGTCCGGGTTGTCGCCGAAAGGACATTCTGGCGCGATGAAGAATGGTGGCCGGCGATGCGCAAGAGCGCGGGAAAGGATATCGGACAGGGAACCCGCTCGCTTGAAAATGAATTTCTGAAAGTAACCGTGAATGCCGACGGAACATTCGACCTGACCGACAAGTCGACGGATCGAGTGATTCCTGGAATGCATTATTTTGAAGACGATGGTGATACGGGAGACTACTGGGCCTATTATCCGCCGTACGGCAATCAGGTGATTTCCAGCCGAGGATTCAATTCCCGGATCTGGATGGAAGACAACGGCCCGCTCAGCGCGACGATCGGGATAGAAACCTGCATGCAGATTCCGGCCCGCGCCGAATACGGCACGGCGAAGATTCAGGGATATGGCAGGCGGAGCGACGAACTGGTGGACCTGAAAATCGTTTCCCGCATCACGCTGAATCGGGGCTGCCGCCACCTGAAGGTGAAGACCTCCATTGACAACCGGGCGCGGGACCATCGCGTGCGCCTGATGATTCCGACCGATATCCGGACGGACTTTTCGGATGCAGCGGGCCACTTTATCGTTGATCGGCGCGGTGCGGTTCACGAGTGCGACGCCGATGGTACATTCTATCCCGAGATGGCGCTGCGGCCGCAGGGCATCTTCGCCAGTGTCAGCGACGGCGACATCGGGCTGTCGGTGCTCAACAACTGCCTGACGGAATTCCAGTTGATGACGGATGACCGCGGGACGATTGCGCTGACTCTGCTGCGTGCCATCCGGAACCGGATCTGTACCGAATCCCGGATTTCTTCGGAGTTTCCGAATAAGCTCGGCAGTCAGATGCTGCAGACCGTGGACTATGAATATGCCGTGTACCCGCACCGGGGCGACTGGCAGCAGGCAAACGTGTTTGCGGAAGCCGACGCGCTGAATGCCAAACCGGCAGCGGTTCAGGTTTCCAACAGCGGCGGCGGAGACCTGTCGCCATCCGCCGGTTTCTATTCGATTGAGAACGAAACGCTGGTCCTGTCTAGTGTGAAGAAAGCCGAGGACCGGAACTCGCTGGTCCTCCGACTTTATAATCCAACGAAAGAGCTGCAGACTGGCGCGGTAACATTCGGTTTTCCGCTGGAGCGCGTGTGGAAGATCAACCTGAACGAAGTTCGCGGGAACGAACTTCCCGTGAAGGCCGGGACGGTTTCGCTGTCTGTTCCCTCCGGAAAAATTGTTACGCTTGAAGTGGAATCGAAAGGGAGTGCGCAGTGA
- a CDS encoding LacI family DNA-binding transcriptional regulator: protein MNKISTNLKNPTIKDVARVANCSIATVSCVLNNQGRIGKATKKRVLETCKKIGYYPSAAGKNLRTRTTETIGILFYPSCTEIFGNIFYSEVMEGLEETLTKANYNLLLAGYDLSTQHDDLPKFIREGYVDGTILMGGYSDDFKEKLNHTSIPFLMLDTDIAGVSLDSVTSDGFRAIMELTSYLYNQGHRRIIMFRHKFTNFNETARCMGFEAQIRQLGLSEEACKVIAVDTDEDAVNIILQNLKQKISATAVVTINDDQAFHIMKGLQEAGVNIPEQISITGYDDTDFAIKSDPMLTTIRIDRKRMGEEGAKIMLQRINTPDAPLSKLIIPFQLIERQSVRNCFNV from the coding sequence ATGAACAAAATATCCACAAATTTAAAAAACCCGACAATCAAGGATGTGGCACGGGTTGCTAACTGCTCCATCGCCACGGTCTCCTGCGTCCTGAACAATCAGGGCCGAATCGGAAAGGCCACAAAAAAAAGAGTCCTGGAAACCTGCAAGAAAATTGGGTATTACCCCAGTGCTGCTGGAAAAAATCTCCGCACTAGAACAACGGAAACTATAGGCATTCTCTTTTACCCCTCCTGCACTGAGATTTTCGGGAATATTTTTTACTCTGAAGTCATGGAAGGCTTGGAAGAGACCCTGACCAAAGCAAACTACAACCTCCTGCTCGCAGGATACGATCTCTCTACCCAGCATGATGACCTACCAAAATTCATTCGGGAAGGCTATGTGGACGGCACCATTCTCATGGGAGGCTATTCAGATGATTTTAAGGAAAAACTAAACCACACTTCAATTCCTTTTCTCATGCTCGATACCGATATCGCCGGCGTCTCCCTGGATTCAGTCACATCCGACGGCTTTCGCGCCATAATGGAACTGACTTCTTATCTCTATAATCAGGGACATCGACGCATCATCATGTTCCGTCACAAGTTCACTAATTTCAATGAAACTGCCCGTTGCATGGGGTTTGAAGCTCAGATTCGTCAATTAGGCCTAAGCGAGGAAGCCTGCAAGGTGATCGCCGTTGATACAGATGAAGATGCAGTAAATATTATTTTACAAAACCTGAAACAGAAAATTTCAGCAACAGCTGTCGTCACCATTAATGATGATCAAGCATTCCACATCATGAAAGGATTACAGGAAGCCGGCGTCAATATTCCGGAACAGATCAGTATAACGGGATATGATGATACTGACTTCGCGATTAAATCTGACCCGATGCTCACCACTATTCGTATTGATCGAAAGCGAATGGGAGAAGAGGGAGCCAAAATCATGTTGCAGAGGATCAATACCCCCGATGCTCCTCTCAGCAAATTAATTATTCCGTTCCAATTGATCGAGCGACAGTCGGTTCGAAACTGTTTTAATGTTTAA
- a CDS encoding sulfatase family protein — protein MILAVVRTPHLNRLAEQGMRFTNANTPASVCSPTRYALLTGRYAWRGPLPFGVVGINDPLTIEPDRPTVGGLMKRSGYRTAQIGKWHLGYGDRMLSNPAERIDHLSPGPNDLGFDYHFGLPQNLDDPLRVWIENDGIYGLRSLKISQYAHSFYGGTYAGFDAPQRSREEATEFLTERASDWIRKVHRDKPDQPFFLYFAPPAVHHPIVPSETMRGTSDCGAYGDFIQDLDLSVGRLIGTLAYEGILDDTLVIFTADNGADLPDSPNQPEIRARQAGLLANGPLRGDKHRIYEGGMRVPLIVRWPGRVPAGSVADHMVNIVDIYATLANVLSDRLKDGEAPDSFSFLPTLLGEEQPDRRSMVSDSEAGILALRSGTWKYIEGKFPDSMSANHKMRAGYFRGEDERALYDLVADPGEQHNLIGEYPEVAEQMQKTLDAYRKNGKSR, from the coding sequence ATGATTTTGGCAGTGGTTCGCACGCCGCACCTGAACCGGCTGGCTGAACAGGGCATGCGCTTTACCAATGCCAATACGCCTGCATCGGTCTGCTCTCCGACACGGTATGCATTGCTGACCGGCCGTTATGCTTGGCGCGGACCGCTGCCGTTCGGGGTGGTCGGCATCAACGATCCTCTGACCATTGAACCGGATCGTCCAACCGTTGGCGGTCTGATGAAACGATCCGGATATCGTACGGCACAGATCGGAAAATGGCATCTGGGATATGGAGACCGCATGCTGTCGAACCCTGCGGAGCGTATCGACCATCTTTCTCCGGGACCCAACGATCTCGGTTTCGACTATCATTTCGGCCTGCCGCAGAATCTGGACGACCCGTTGCGGGTCTGGATTGAAAACGACGGAATTTACGGTCTTCGCTCGCTAAAGATCAGTCAGTATGCTCATTCTTTTTATGGCGGAACCTATGCGGGGTTTGATGCGCCGCAGCGCAGCCGGGAAGAGGCGACGGAGTTCCTGACGGAACGGGCGTCCGACTGGATTCGGAAAGTGCACCGGGACAAGCCGGATCAGCCGTTCTTTCTCTACTTTGCTCCGCCGGCGGTTCATCATCCGATTGTGCCGTCAGAAACCATGCGCGGCACAAGTGATTGCGGAGCATACGGTGACTTTATTCAGGATCTGGACCTGTCGGTCGGTCGGCTGATCGGCACGCTGGCTTACGAAGGAATTCTGGATGACACGCTGGTTATCTTCACGGCGGACAACGGGGCCGACCTTCCCGATTCGCCCAATCAGCCTGAAATACGGGCCCGGCAGGCGGGGCTGCTGGCGAACGGTCCGCTGCGCGGAGACAAGCACCGGATTTACGAAGGCGGCATGCGCGTTCCGCTGATTGTCCGCTGGCCGGGGCGGGTGCCGGCGGGGTCGGTGGCCGACCACATGGTGAATATTGTTGATATTTATGCAACCTTGGCGAATGTCCTCAGCGACCGGCTGAAGGACGGTGAGGCTCCCGACAGCTTCAGCTTCCTGCCGACCCTGCTGGGCGAAGAGCAACCGGATCGACGTTCGATGGTAAGCGACAGCGAGGCTGGAATTCTCGCGCTGCGCTCCGGGACGTGGAAATACATTGAAGGGAAATTCCCGGACTCCATGTCGGCGAACCATAAAATGCGCGCCGGTTATTTCCGCGGGGAAGATGAGCGGGCACTGTACGACCTGGTCGCCGATCCTGGGGAGCAGCACAACCTGATCGGCGAATATCCGGAGGTTGCTGAACAGATGCAGAAGACGCTGGATGCGTATCGGAAAAATGGGAAATCCCGCTGA